From Panthera tigris isolate Pti1 chromosome D3, P.tigris_Pti1_mat1.1, whole genome shotgun sequence, one genomic window encodes:
- the MPPE1 gene encoding metallophosphoesterase 1 isoform X2, with the protein MALIRLGFGRQHLCLLRRRSFLLSKLIAVVFAALLFCEFLIYYLVIFRCDWPEVKTPAHNSGQETLKAMFLADTHLLGEIRGHWLDKLRREWQMERAFQTALWWLQPEVVFILGDIFDEGKWSSPQAWADDVERFQKIFRHPRHVLLKVVAGNHDIGFHYQMSTYKIKRFEKVFNPERLFSWKGINFVMVNSVALEGDGCNLCSEAEAEIIDISHKLNCSREEHHSSRCIDEQPLPASAPVLLQHFPLYRRSDANCSGDDAAPLEERDIPFKERYDALSREASQKLLWWLRPRLVLSGHTHSACEVLHGVGTMEISVPSFSWRNRNNPSFIMGMLTPTEYALAKCYLPYENTVLATYCVAIGFLVVLMLAHFKLLASPLLFGWNLLRKLKTT; encoded by the exons ATGGCCCTGATCAGGCTGGGGTTTGGAAGGCAGCATCTTTGTCTGTTAAGGAGGAGGAGTTTCTTGCTGTCGAAACTCATAGCCGTTGTCTTTGCTGCGCTTCTATTCTGCGAATTTTTAATCTATTACTTAGTGATCTTTCGATGCGATTGGCCTGAGGTGAAAACTCCAGCCCACAACAGTGGACAAGAGACTCTGAAAGCCATGTTTTTGGCTGATACTCACTTGCTTGGGGAAATACGAGGCCATTGGCTAGACAAATTACGAAG GGAGTGGCAAATGGAGAGAGCCTTCCAGACAGCTCTGTGGTGGTTGCAGCCAGAAGTCGTCTTCATCCTAGGGGACATCTTTGATGAAGGGAAGTGGAGCTCCCCCCAG GCCTGGGCAGATGATGTGGAGCGGTTTCAGAAAATATTCAGACACCCACGTCATGTGCTGCTGAAGGTGGTTGCTGGCAACCATGACATTGGCTTCCACTATCA GATGAGCACATACAAAATAAAACGATTTGAGAAAGTTTTCAACCCTGAAAGGCTGTTTTCTTGGAAAGGAATTAA ttTTGTGATGGTCAACAGTGTTGCCCTGGAAGGGGATGGCTGCAACCTTTGCTCTGAAGCAGAAGCTGAAATTATCGACATTTCTCACAAACTGAATTGCTCCCGAGAG GAACATCACTCCAGCAGGTGCATAGATGAGCAGCCACTGCCGGCGTCAGCCCCGGTGCTTCTGCAG CATTTCCCCCTTTACCGGAGAAGCGATGCTAATTGCTCCGGGGACGACGCCGCACCTCTGGAAGAGCGGGACATCCCCTTTAAGGAGAGATACGATGCACTTTCCCGGGAGGCCTCACAAAAG CTGCTCTGGTGGCTCCGGCCGCGGCTGGTCCTGAGCGGCCACACGCACAGCGCCTGCGAGGTGCTCCACGGGGTGGGGACCATGGAGATCAGCGTGCCATCTTTCAGTTGGAGGAACAGAAACAACCCCAGTTTCATCATG GGCATGTTGACCCCCACAGAGTACGCCCTTGCCAAGTGCTACCTCCCCTACGAGAACACCGTTCTGGCCACATACTGTGTAGCAATTGGGTTCCTTGTGGTCCTCATGTTAGCTCACTTTAAGCTCCTAGCCTCGCCTCTTCTCTTTGGTTGGAACTTGCTCAGAAAACTTAAGACAACGTAA
- the MPPE1 gene encoding metallophosphoesterase 1 isoform X1, translated as MALIRLGFGRQHLCLLRRRSFLLSKLIAVVFAALLFCEFLIYYLVIFRCDWPEVKTPAHNSGQETLKAMFLADTHLLGEIRGHWLDKLRREWQMERAFQTALWWLQPEVVFILGDIFDEGKWSSPQAWADDVERFQKIFRHPRHVLLKVVAGNHDIGFHYQMSTYKIKRFEKVFNPERLFSWKGINFVMVNSVALEGDGCNLCSEAEAEIIDISHKLNCSREQEHHSSRCIDEQPLPASAPVLLQHFPLYRRSDANCSGDDAAPLEERDIPFKERYDALSREASQKLLWWLRPRLVLSGHTHSACEVLHGVGTMEISVPSFSWRNRNNPSFIMGMLTPTEYALAKCYLPYENTVLATYCVAIGFLVVLMLAHFKLLASPLLFGWNLLRKLKTT; from the exons ATGGCCCTGATCAGGCTGGGGTTTGGAAGGCAGCATCTTTGTCTGTTAAGGAGGAGGAGTTTCTTGCTGTCGAAACTCATAGCCGTTGTCTTTGCTGCGCTTCTATTCTGCGAATTTTTAATCTATTACTTAGTGATCTTTCGATGCGATTGGCCTGAGGTGAAAACTCCAGCCCACAACAGTGGACAAGAGACTCTGAAAGCCATGTTTTTGGCTGATACTCACTTGCTTGGGGAAATACGAGGCCATTGGCTAGACAAATTACGAAG GGAGTGGCAAATGGAGAGAGCCTTCCAGACAGCTCTGTGGTGGTTGCAGCCAGAAGTCGTCTTCATCCTAGGGGACATCTTTGATGAAGGGAAGTGGAGCTCCCCCCAG GCCTGGGCAGATGATGTGGAGCGGTTTCAGAAAATATTCAGACACCCACGTCATGTGCTGCTGAAGGTGGTTGCTGGCAACCATGACATTGGCTTCCACTATCA GATGAGCACATACAAAATAAAACGATTTGAGAAAGTTTTCAACCCTGAAAGGCTGTTTTCTTGGAAAGGAATTAA ttTTGTGATGGTCAACAGTGTTGCCCTGGAAGGGGATGGCTGCAACCTTTGCTCTGAAGCAGAAGCTGAAATTATCGACATTTCTCACAAACTGAATTGCTCCCGAGAG CAGGAACATCACTCCAGCAGGTGCATAGATGAGCAGCCACTGCCGGCGTCAGCCCCGGTGCTTCTGCAG CATTTCCCCCTTTACCGGAGAAGCGATGCTAATTGCTCCGGGGACGACGCCGCACCTCTGGAAGAGCGGGACATCCCCTTTAAGGAGAGATACGATGCACTTTCCCGGGAGGCCTCACAAAAG CTGCTCTGGTGGCTCCGGCCGCGGCTGGTCCTGAGCGGCCACACGCACAGCGCCTGCGAGGTGCTCCACGGGGTGGGGACCATGGAGATCAGCGTGCCATCTTTCAGTTGGAGGAACAGAAACAACCCCAGTTTCATCATG GGCATGTTGACCCCCACAGAGTACGCCCTTGCCAAGTGCTACCTCCCCTACGAGAACACCGTTCTGGCCACATACTGTGTAGCAATTGGGTTCCTTGTGGTCCTCATGTTAGCTCACTTTAAGCTCCTAGCCTCGCCTCTTCTCTTTGGTTGGAACTTGCTCAGAAAACTTAAGACAACGTAA
- the MPPE1 gene encoding metallophosphoesterase 1 isoform X4: MALIRLGFGRQHLCLLRRRSFLLSKLIAVVFAALLFCEFLIYYLVIFRCDWPEVKTPAHNSGQETLKAMFLADTHLLGEIRGHWLDKLRREWQMERAFQTALWWLQPEVVFILGDIFDEGKWSSPQAWADDVERFQKIFRHPRHVLLKVVAGNHDIGFHYQMSTYKIKRFEKVFNPERLFSWKGINFVMVNSVALEGDGCNLCSEAEAEIIDISHKLNCSREQEHHSSRCIDEQPLPASAPVLLQHFPLYRRSDANCSGDDAAPLEERDIPFKERYDALSREASQKLLWWLRPRLVLSGHTHSACEVLHGVGTMEISVPSFSWRNRNNPSFIMSGCIYKGLQNAYL, translated from the exons ATGGCCCTGATCAGGCTGGGGTTTGGAAGGCAGCATCTTTGTCTGTTAAGGAGGAGGAGTTTCTTGCTGTCGAAACTCATAGCCGTTGTCTTTGCTGCGCTTCTATTCTGCGAATTTTTAATCTATTACTTAGTGATCTTTCGATGCGATTGGCCTGAGGTGAAAACTCCAGCCCACAACAGTGGACAAGAGACTCTGAAAGCCATGTTTTTGGCTGATACTCACTTGCTTGGGGAAATACGAGGCCATTGGCTAGACAAATTACGAAG GGAGTGGCAAATGGAGAGAGCCTTCCAGACAGCTCTGTGGTGGTTGCAGCCAGAAGTCGTCTTCATCCTAGGGGACATCTTTGATGAAGGGAAGTGGAGCTCCCCCCAG GCCTGGGCAGATGATGTGGAGCGGTTTCAGAAAATATTCAGACACCCACGTCATGTGCTGCTGAAGGTGGTTGCTGGCAACCATGACATTGGCTTCCACTATCA GATGAGCACATACAAAATAAAACGATTTGAGAAAGTTTTCAACCCTGAAAGGCTGTTTTCTTGGAAAGGAATTAA ttTTGTGATGGTCAACAGTGTTGCCCTGGAAGGGGATGGCTGCAACCTTTGCTCTGAAGCAGAAGCTGAAATTATCGACATTTCTCACAAACTGAATTGCTCCCGAGAG CAGGAACATCACTCCAGCAGGTGCATAGATGAGCAGCCACTGCCGGCGTCAGCCCCGGTGCTTCTGCAG CATTTCCCCCTTTACCGGAGAAGCGATGCTAATTGCTCCGGGGACGACGCCGCACCTCTGGAAGAGCGGGACATCCCCTTTAAGGAGAGATACGATGCACTTTCCCGGGAGGCCTCACAAAAG CTGCTCTGGTGGCTCCGGCCGCGGCTGGTCCTGAGCGGCCACACGCACAGCGCCTGCGAGGTGCTCCACGGGGTGGGGACCATGGAGATCAGCGTGCCATCTTTCAGTTGGAGGAACAGAAACAACCCCAGTTTCATCATG
- the MPPE1 gene encoding metallophosphoesterase 1 isoform X3 gives MALIRLGFGRQHLCLLRRRSFLLSKLIAVVFAALLFCEFLIYYLVIFRCDWPEVKTPAHNSGQETLKAMFLADTHLLGEIRGHWLDKLRREWQMERAFQTALWWLQPEVVFILGDIFDEGKWSSPQAWADDVERFQKIFRHPRHVLLKVVAGNHDIGFHYHFVMVNSVALEGDGCNLCSEAEAEIIDISHKLNCSREQEHHSSRCIDEQPLPASAPVLLQHFPLYRRSDANCSGDDAAPLEERDIPFKERYDALSREASQKLLWWLRPRLVLSGHTHSACEVLHGVGTMEISVPSFSWRNRNNPSFIMGMLTPTEYALAKCYLPYENTVLATYCVAIGFLVVLMLAHFKLLASPLLFGWNLLRKLKTT, from the exons ATGGCCCTGATCAGGCTGGGGTTTGGAAGGCAGCATCTTTGTCTGTTAAGGAGGAGGAGTTTCTTGCTGTCGAAACTCATAGCCGTTGTCTTTGCTGCGCTTCTATTCTGCGAATTTTTAATCTATTACTTAGTGATCTTTCGATGCGATTGGCCTGAGGTGAAAACTCCAGCCCACAACAGTGGACAAGAGACTCTGAAAGCCATGTTTTTGGCTGATACTCACTTGCTTGGGGAAATACGAGGCCATTGGCTAGACAAATTACGAAG GGAGTGGCAAATGGAGAGAGCCTTCCAGACAGCTCTGTGGTGGTTGCAGCCAGAAGTCGTCTTCATCCTAGGGGACATCTTTGATGAAGGGAAGTGGAGCTCCCCCCAG GCCTGGGCAGATGATGTGGAGCGGTTTCAGAAAATATTCAGACACCCACGTCATGTGCTGCTGAAGGTGGTTGCTGGCAACCATGACATTGGCTTCCACTATCA ttTTGTGATGGTCAACAGTGTTGCCCTGGAAGGGGATGGCTGCAACCTTTGCTCTGAAGCAGAAGCTGAAATTATCGACATTTCTCACAAACTGAATTGCTCCCGAGAG CAGGAACATCACTCCAGCAGGTGCATAGATGAGCAGCCACTGCCGGCGTCAGCCCCGGTGCTTCTGCAG CATTTCCCCCTTTACCGGAGAAGCGATGCTAATTGCTCCGGGGACGACGCCGCACCTCTGGAAGAGCGGGACATCCCCTTTAAGGAGAGATACGATGCACTTTCCCGGGAGGCCTCACAAAAG CTGCTCTGGTGGCTCCGGCCGCGGCTGGTCCTGAGCGGCCACACGCACAGCGCCTGCGAGGTGCTCCACGGGGTGGGGACCATGGAGATCAGCGTGCCATCTTTCAGTTGGAGGAACAGAAACAACCCCAGTTTCATCATG GGCATGTTGACCCCCACAGAGTACGCCCTTGCCAAGTGCTACCTCCCCTACGAGAACACCGTTCTGGCCACATACTGTGTAGCAATTGGGTTCCTTGTGGTCCTCATGTTAGCTCACTTTAAGCTCCTAGCCTCGCCTCTTCTCTTTGGTTGGAACTTGCTCAGAAAACTTAAGACAACGTAA